Part of the Pseudodesulfovibrio mercurii genome is shown below.
CTTCACCCTGCGCGAGATCAAGGGCGGCACGGTCTCCCTGCACGATTACCTGGGCAAGAAAAACGTGGTCCTGTCCTTCGTGCCTGCGGCCTGGACCCCGGTCTGCTCGGACCAGTGGCCGGGCTACAACCTGGCCCTGGACATGATCCACGACCTGGGCGCCGAGGTCATCGGCATCAGCGAGGACAACACCCCGTCCCAGGCCATGTGGGTCAAGGCCATGCACGGCCTGAACTTCCCGGTGCTGTCCGATTTCTGGCCCCACGGCAAGGCGGCGGGCGCGCTGGGCGTCCTCAGGAGCGACGGCACGGCCGAGCGGGCCATCTTCATCATTGATAGGCAGGGGATCATCCGCTACATCGACGTCCACGACATCAACTCGCGGCCCGACCTGGGCGGCATTGTCAACGAACTGGAAAAACTCGCCGAGTAGCCTCTAGTCGCCGGTCAGGGTCTCCCGTTCGCGGTCGAACAGCTCGGCGAACCTGGTGATGCCCAGGGTCTCGAACACGGACCGGAAGTTGCTCGACAGTCCGGCCAGGAAGATGCGCGTGCCGCCCGTGTGGCCGCGCAGCAGTTCGGTCAGGCCGGTGATGCCCGCGCCGTTGATGGAGGCGTTCTTCTCGAACTCGATGAGCACGGCCTCCTTGCCCATGGCCACGGCCTGCTCGAAGGCTTCGATCAGCCGGGGCATGGTCATGGCCGAGACGTTGCCGCGCACGCCGATGACCGCGGCCCGGCTCTTCTCCTCAAGGACCACCTGGCCCTCGGCGTTGCGGGCGATGGTCATGCGCTCCCTGGCCCGGGTCAGGGCCTTTTCCAGGGCCTCGCGCTTGAGCGGCTTGTTGATGAAGTCCGTGGCGTCGAGGTTCAGGGCCTGGATGGCCAGGTCCATGTCGCCGTGGCCGGTGATGACGATGACCTCGGCGGCGGGATTGAGCTTCTTGATGGCCTTCAGGGCCTCGATGCCGTCCATGATCGGCATCTTGATGTCCGTCAGCACCAGTGCCGGGGATTCCCGCTTGAAGATCTCGACCCCCTCCAGGCCGTTCTCCGCGGTCAGCACTTCATAGCCGTAGGCGGTGAGCAGGAGGGTGAACATCTTCAGGGTGGGCCTTTCGTCGTCTATGACCAGTACTTTGTGGTTCATGCCTTGGTCTCTCCCCGGGAATTGGCGGCCGGAAATTCCATGCGGAAGATCGTGCCGCGCCCCCTGGTGCTGTTGATGCGGATTTCTCCGCCGTAATCCTTGATGATGCCGTAGGTGATCGCCAGGCCCAGGCCCATGCCCTGGCCCGCTTCCTTGGTGGTGAAGAAGGGCTCGAAGATCTTCTGCTGGTCCTTCTCGTCGATGCCGCAGCCCGTGTCCTCCACCTCGATGAAGACCCGGTGATCCAGGTTGCCGGTGCGGATGCGGATGCGCCGGTCGCCGTCCGCGTCCTCGTTGGACACGTCGTCGATGGCGTCGCGGGCGTTGGTCACCAGGTTGAAGATGACCTGCTGCAACCGGTTGGAGTGGGCCTGGACCGTGGCGAGGTTGTCGGCCAGATCGAGTTCGAAGCGGATGTTGTCCAGCTCGAACTGCCGCCGGATCATGGACAGGACCGCCCGGACCGGCTGGTTCAGGTCCACGGACTCCTCCATGAGGTCGGACTTGCGGCCGAAGGAGCGCAGGGTGTCGATGATCTCGGCGGCCCGGTCCACCTGGGCGGAGATTTCGTTGACCACTTCCTTGAAGTGTTCCTTGGGGATGGCCAGGTCCTCCTCCTGCATCATGGACAGGAATTCGCTGCCCACCTTGATGGCGTTGAGGGGCTGGTTGATCTCGTGGGCCATGCCCGCCGACATCTCGCCCAGGGACTTCATCTTGGCCGCCTGGATGAGCTGGGCGTCCTTCTCGATGAGTTCGGTGATGTCCGTGACCGCGATGATGATGGCCTGCTTGCCCCGGTAGGAGATGGGGCAGGCGTGCATGTTCACGAAGAAGGGCTCGCCGCCGTTCTTGTAGTGCAGCCGCTTGGGGAAATAGATGCAGCCCCCGCCGCCCTCGATGAAGTAGTCGAGGCAGTCCGCGTTGTGCTCCGGACCCAGGTCCAGGAACTTCATGCCGATGATCTCTTCCTTGTAGTAGCCGTAGAGCTCCATGGTGCGCGGGTTGGCGTCGCGGATGGTCCCGCTGGCGCAGTCCACGACGAAGATCGGGTCCGGGCCGGAGTCGAACAGGGAGCGGTACTTCTCCTCGGACTCGCGCAGGCGGCGGCGGTAGAGCTTGATGGACCAGACCATGTTGCGGAAGGAGTCGCCGAGCTGGACCACCTCGTCGCCCTCGTGCTTGCGGTAGAAGGCGCAGTCCGCACACTTGCGGTGGGTCTCGGCCGGGGTCTGGCCGCTGCGCGACTGGTCGAAGTGCCAGCAGGGCAGGTCCGTGTTGGTGAAGGCCGGGCACTCGGCCGAGTTCCAGTCCTCGCCCGAGCCGAGCTTGAGCGGGATGTCGAAGTTGCCCCGGCTGATCTCGTCGGACAGGCGGGTCAGGTCCGAGACCGGCTTGGTGATGTACTTGGACAGCCAGGAGGACAGGATGATGGTGATGATGACCACGGCCGAGATGAAGCCGAGGAAGGCCACGCGCAGCTTGCCCACCAGGGTGTCGATGTGCCGCTTGTTCAACCCCACGTGGACCGTGCCGATGCGGTACAGCCCCTCGTTGATGGCCGCGGCCAGGTCGTAGACCTCCTGGTTGCCCAGCTCCATGAGCTTGATGGAGTCCGCCTTGCCCGGCGGCAGGGTGTTGGCCCGCAGGTTGTCGGGCAGGGTGTGGGTCAGGGTGTGGGCCAGGATGCGGCCAGCCTGGTCCTCGATGAAGATGTAGGCCACCAGGTCCTTGCGCTGCCTGAGCCTGGCCTCGTCGAAGATCAGGACCAGGAGCTTGGGGATGTCGTTGTCCAGGATGTAGGAGCCGCCGCGCTCGGCCACGGAGTGGGCGATGGCGAAGCCGCGCATCTCCAGCTCGTTGGTCAGGGAGGAGACCAGGATCCAGCGCGAGACCAGGGCGATGGCCACGGAGATGAACAGGACCGCCGCCAGCATGGAGACGAGCAGCTTCTCGCGCAGGCCGATGCGCGCGAATCGGGAGGAGAGCCGTTCGCCGGTGGTCATTTGCCGGTCTCCAGTTCCTTCTTGAACTCGGCCCAGTCCGTGAAGGGGATGAACTTGCCGTCGTGCAGCTTGGTGAAGTGGATGGCGTCCAGCCCCTGGCGGTCGAAGGGACCGTAGGTGATGGTCAGCCCCGGCCCGAGGGTGAAGTCCTTGATGGATTCGATGGCCTTGATGAACCCCTCGCGGGTCAGGTCGCGGCCCGCCCGGCGTAATCCCTCCACCAGGATCTCGGCGTTGAGGAACCCTTCGAGGCCCACGAAGCTCGGGGTGTCGTCAGGGTAGTAGCGGTGCAGCAGCTTGACATAGTTGGAGGCCGAGTCGTTCAGGTCGTCGGACTCCACCGGCGGCGGGACCACCTGGGACATGAACACGTGGGCCGGGGAGGCCCTGCCCACCCGCCAGGCCAGCTCTTCGGCGCCGACGAAGGACACGGTGTAGAATATCGGGTTGTAGCCCTCTTCCTCGGACAGGTTGATGAACCGGGCGCAGGCCCCGTATGTGCCGATCATGACCACGGCCTCGGCTCCGGACTTGCGGATGCGGTCCAGGCCGTCCTGGACATCCAGGGTGCCGCGGATGTAGGAGCCGCGCGCCACGGGCTCCAACTCGAATTTCTTGAGGGCCAGCTCGGTGCCGATGAGGCCGTCGAAGCCGTAGGCGTCGTACTGGTAGAAGACCGCGATCTTGGTCAACCCCAGGTCCTCGACCATGTGCCGGACCGCGGCCATGGTCTCCTGGTAGTAGGAGGCGCGGATGTTGACCACGTAGCGGTTGGGCGGCTGCCGGAGCGCGTTGGCCCCGGTGAACATGCCGATGAGCGGGACGTGGGCGTCCTCCACCAGGGGCAGGGCCTTGACCGTGGTCGGGGTGCCCACATAGCAGAACAGGGCGAAGACCTTCTTGTCGATGATGAACCGCTGGGTGTTGGCCAGGCACTGGGGCGGGTCGTAGGAGTCGTCGTCGGCCTCGATGCGGATCTTGCGGCCGTGGACCCCGCCGCGCTCGTTGACGTAGCGGATGTACGCCCGGGCCCCCTGGAGGGTCTGGGTGCCGAGGTAGCCCGCGTGGCCGGACAGGGGCAGGGAGGACCCGAGGATGATTTCGGTGTCGGACACCCCCGGCGTACCGGCATCCTCGGCGGTGGCCTTTTCGGACCGGCCGCAGCCGGCGAGACCCAGGGCCAGGAAGAGGAGGATGCAGAGGAGAGGGGCGTTTCGCAAGGTACGGCTCCATGTTGGGGTCGGCGGCAAGGCGTTGCCATAATCCGTTACCGTCTCGTCGGCCAAAACACAAGACAGGTCCATTTCCCCACAAAGCAACATCGCCGCCCGTCCCCTGCGTCCGGGAGAAAAAGACCCCGGCAGTACGCGCCTGCCGAGGTCATGGCAAACTCCGTCAGCCCCGGGGCCTTTCGGCTGCCGGACGGTGTGGCTTACGGAGGTGTTCCCGCATGAGGTGTTCAGAGGGAGAAACCCCGGCGCGGGGCGAGGCCCGCGCCGGGGTGGAGTAGGAGCGTTATGAGGTCATGCGCTTGACCGGACGGCCCAGGCTGGCCAGGAACTGCTTCCTGGACATGGGGCCGCGACGGACGTCGGAGGCGTCCGCGGACAGGGACTCGTAGTAGCTGTCCGGATCGGTCTGCACCAGGTAGATGACCCGCACCGAGTCGGCATCCACCAGTTCCGCATCGGGGTATTTCACCGAGGCGGCCGCCAGCCGTTTCTCGGCCAGTGCCAGCATCTCGTCCCGGTCGCCGAAGTTCATGGCACCGGTCGGGCAGGTCTGCACGCAGGCGGGCAGCAGCCCGACCTTGACGCGGTCGACGCACATGTCGCACTTGACCACCTGGCCGGTTTCCTCGTTGACCCGGGGGATGTTGTAGGGACAGGCCATGGCGAAGGCTTCCTTGTCAGGTTCGTCGGCCGTCAGTTCGGTGTAGATCACGGCGCCGGTCTCCTGGTCATGGATGATGGACCCGGGAATGGTCATGGCATCCAGGCAGGGCGGCTCCACGCAGTGGCGGCACTGTTCCGGGAAGAACAGCCACTGCATGCCGTTGTCGCCCTCCACTTCCTGGAAGCGGACGAGCTTGAGGGTCGTGCCGGACAGGTCCTTGGGGTTCTGATGGGAGCCCCAGTTTTCGGTCTTCTCGGCGGGCAGTTTCTTCCATTGCTTGCAGGCAACCTGGCAACCACGGCAGGCCGTACACTTGGTCAGGTCGATGAAGAATGTCTTGCTCATGTCATTCCTCCTTTACGCCTTACGGACGTTGACCATGAAGGCCTTGGTTTCGGGGATGCCCGTGTTCGGGTCGCCTACGGACGGGGTCAGCAGGTTGGCGGAGTCGCCGCCATCCTTGGGCCAGGTCCAGCCGAAGTGCCAGGGCAGGCCCACCTGATGGACCACGGTGCCCTGGATGGTGAACGGCTTGAGCCGCTTGGTCACGATGGCCTTGGCCCACAGGGAGCCGCGCAGGGAGTCCACGATGACCTTGGTGCCGTTCTCGATGCCGCGCAGTTCGGCCAGTTCCGGGCTCATTTCCACGAAGATCTGCGGCTCGCATTCGGTCAGCCAGTCGCAGTTTCGGGTCATGAGGCCGGTCTGCCAGTGCTCGGTCACGCGGTAGGTGGTGCCGATCAGGGGATACCTGGGATCGCACACGGCCTTTTCCTCGGCGTCGAACTTGAGCGCCGTGGGGTTGTGCAGGGTGCTCGAGAAGGGATGCGACTTCACCGGGCATTCCAGCGGTTCGTAGTATTCCGGGAACGGACCGTCGGCCCGGCCGGGGCCGAACAGCTGGCCGAAGCCGTGCTTGCGCATGATGAACGCGTACTTGGTTCCGGGGGCCCAGCCGCCGTCGGGCACGTCGCCCACCCACTTCTCGCCGTTCCAGGCGATGACCGCCTTCTGCGGGTTGTAGGGGTTGCCCTTGAGGTCAACCGAGGCGCGGTTGTAGAGCACGCGGCGGTTGACGGGCCAGCACCAGGAGAAGTTCGGGTACAGGCCGATGTTGGCCTGCTCCGCGGTCTGGTTGAGGTCGCGGCGGGCGGCCATGTTGCCCTTCTCCGTGTAGGAGTGGCAGTACAGCCAGTTGCCCGAACAGGTGGAGCCGTCGGCCTGCAGGAAGGCGAAGCTGGGAACCTGCTCGCCCTTCTTGTAGAGCTTGTCCTTGATCGTGGTGTCGCGGGTGAAGTGCCCGTTGATCAGCTTGGCCGTCTTGTGGGAGTCGAACACGCCGTCGGTGGCGATGGCGTCCCAGGTCAGCCGGGTGATGGGCTTGGAGTAGACGCCGCCTTCCTTCTCGTACAGGTGGCGGACTTCCTTCATCAGGTCATAGATGAGGTCGCCGTCCGGCTTCTGGCCGTTGGGGGCGTCCGGTCCCTTGTAGCGCCACTGCATCCAGCGGCCGGAGTTGGTGATGGAACCTTCCTTCTCGATGGAGACGGCGCAGGGCAGGAAGAAGACCTCGGTCTTGATCTTGGACGGGTCCATTCCTGGTCCTTCCCAGAACCATCCGGTTTCGTTGGGGAAGATGTTAACGTTCACCAGCCAGTCCAGCTTGGCCATGGCCTGTCTGTTCTTGTTGGCGTTGGCGCCGGAACAGGCGGGGTTCATGCCCCAGGCGAGCAATCCCTTGAACTTGCCCTTGTCCATTTTGTCGAACAGGGTCAGCCAGGAGTATTCCATGGCAGACAGGGAGTCGAGCCGCGGGAGATACTGGTAGGCGTCTTCCGGGGTGTCTTCCTGCCACATGGCCTTGATCAGCGAGGCGGAGTACTTCGGGAAGTTGCCCCACCAGTTGGCGGACTTGGGATCGTGGGAGACCGGCGTGTTGGCCTTGTTGTACGCGGCCAGGTCGGGCTGGGAACCCAGGGGGGTCGCCAGGTAGCCGGGCAGGATGTGGTACAGCAGGCAGTGGTCCGTGGACCCCTGGACGTTGGATTCGCCGCGCAGGGCGTTGACGCCGCCGCCGGCCACGCCGATGTTGCCGAGCAGCAGCTGGATCATGGCCATGGTACGGATGTTCTGCACGCCCACGGTGTGCTGGGTCCAGCCCATGGCGTACATGATGGTCCCGGCCTTGTCAGCCTTGCCGGTGGCCGCGTAGGTCTCGTACAGCTTGACCAGGTCTTCCTTCTTCATGCCCGAGATGTCGGCGACCTTGTCCAGATCATAGCGCTCGTAGTGCTTCTTGAGCAGCTGGTACACGCACTTGGGATCTTTCAGGGTCGGGTCCTTCTTCGGGTTGCCCTCGGCGTCCATGGCAAAGGCCCAGTTGGACTTGTCATAGGTCCGGGTGGACTCGTTGTAGCCGGAGAACAGGCCGTCGTTGAACGAGAACTTGTCGCCGACGATGAAGGAGGCGTTGGTGTAGTTGACCACGTAGTCGTGGAAGATCAGGTCCTTGTCCAGGATGTACTTGATCATGCCGCCGAGCACGGCGATGTCCGCGCCGGAGCGGATGCCCGCGTAGAAGTCGGCCTTGGCCGAGGTCCTGGTGAAACGGGGATCGACGTGGATCAGGGTGGCGCCGTTTTCCTGCGCCTTGGTCACCCACTTGAAGGAAATGGGGTGGTTTTCGGCAGCGTTGCTGCCCATGATGAGAACACAATTGGAGTTCTGGATGTCAATCCAGTGGTTGGTCATCGCACCGCGTCCGAACGACTCTGCCAGAGCCGCAACAGTCGCGCTGTGTCAGATACGTGCCTGGTGCTCTATGTACACCAGGCCGAGGCTGCGGAGCATGGTCTGGTAGGCCCAGCACTCCTCGTTGTCCAATGCGGCGGAGCCCAGGGAGGCGATGCCGTCGCAGCGGTTGACCACCTGGCCCTTGGCGTTCTTCTCGGTCCAGGTCGCGTCGCGGGTGTCCTTGATCCGGCGGGCGATGGTTTCCAGCGCCCAGGACAGGGAGACCTTCTTGAATTTGTTGGAGTAGGGAGCCCGGTACAGGACCGAGTCCGGACGGCGGTCGTTGTCGGCCAGCTGCCAGATGGAGGCGCCCTTGGCGCACAGGGCGCCTTCGTTGATCGGATGGTCGGGGTCGCCCTCGACGTTGATGGCCTTCATGTCCTTGAGGGACGTGTTGACGACCAGGCCGCAGCCCACGGCGCAGTAACAACATACGGTCGTGGTCTGCTTGCTCCATTTCGGGTCCAGGGCCGATGCGTGGTCAGGCAGCGTCGCCGCCTTGGCCTTGCAGCCGAACCCGAGCCCGCCGAACGCCGTGGCCGTTGCCGCGACGGCGGAGAGCTTGAGGAAGTTTCTCCGGTTGGTGTGCATTCTACCTCCTGTGTTGAGTGCGGGTCAGCGCCCGCGGATCTCGCGGCCGAGGGCCACGAGGAGCTTGTAGCCGCCGGACAGTACGGCGGGGCCGCGGACGGTCTCGGCGACGGCGGGTTCCGCGCAGCTCCTGCGGAACACGGGGGCCATCGTCTCGGCCGCCAGACGGACCTCGGTCGCGTTCAACCCCAGCCCCGCGAAGGGCATGGGGCCGGCGGCGGCTCCAGTCGGCAAGTGTTGGTTGTTCATGCGCATGCGCGTGCCTCTCCCATTGCTTTGGTTATCCCCCTTATGATGCATTCGGGGCGAGGCGGCAAAAAATCCCGTCTTGTGGAACTTTTCACACAGGAAAAAACATGTTCATTTTAACAGGATGGCGCTATTGCTGGGCCCACTTTATGTCAATTTTGGCATAAGTCGATTTCCGCCCCACGGTTTGACACCGGCAAAAATCCGCCCAAAAAGGGGTTTTCGGGCCTGAAAAGGACCGGTTCCTCTGGCGGAACCGGGCCTCGGCATGCGCGTCGGGTGCGCCCGTCTAGTCGGTGTCGGGCACCAGGGCGCAGAGGTAGGCGGCCAGGATCTCGGCCAGGGGCTTTTCGCGGTTGTTGAAGCGGAACTCCAGCTCCTTCATGTACAGGGGGAAGCGCTGGCAGGAGATGCCCCGGAACTTCTTGATGCGCGACTGGGCGTATCCCCAGAATTCGTCGTGCACCGCGTCGATGTGCGGGGGCTCGTCGTAGCGGCGGATGACCTCGTAGGGCAGGGAGTCGTTGCCGCAGAACATGAGCGCGTCGTACTCCTTGTAGCGGTCCGTGTAGACCAGGTTGCCCGAGCGGATGAGCTTCAGGTGGAAGTTCATGTGGAAGTGGAACAGGGTCTCGGCCTGGAAGCCGGGCACCAGGTCGATGAAGACCAGGTCGTCGCGGCGCAGGATGCCGTAGACCGGGATGGTGTCCATGCGCATCTCGCGCGGCCCGCCGGTCAGCCGGTTGCCCTTGAGGTAGGAGTCCAGCCCCGTGGCCGGGCTGATCAGCTGCCGGGCGTCCAGGGCGTTGGCCAGGATGGCGAAGCGGATGGCGGTCAGGGCCTTGTAGACCGTGTTGTAGGACAGCCCGAGTTCCTCCTTCATCTGGTGAACCGAGCGCTCCTCCACGAACAGGACGATGAGCCGCAGCCATTCGGCCGGGTTCAGAGCCCCGTTGTTGATCCACCGGCCCGAGAAGGGCTGGAAGGTGTACTTGCAGGCCGCGCAGCGCAGCCGTTCTCCGGACAGGGAGTAGACCTTGCGGTGGCCGCAGCGCGGGCAGAAGGGGTCGCCCGTGGGCCAGGCCAGCTCCAGCAGGTAGTCCCTGGCCTTGTCCTCGTCGTGCAGCAGGGCCTCGAAGGCCGCGCCGTGGTCCGGCGAAACGATGGCCGGCATGATGTGCGAACTGTTCGGCATGACGTCCCGTGGTGCTTCGGGCATGGGCCCCTCCCGCGGTTAGAACCCCCAGGCGGACAGGGTCGCCCGTCGGTATCCCTGGTTCGCGGCCACATAGTCCAGGGCCAGGGAATCCAGGTCGTCCAGGACCGGGAGCGCCACGCGGTCCAGGTTCCGGAAGTCGATGGTCTTGACGTAGCTCTTGCAGGACTCGCAGACGTCCACCCGGAAGCCGGGCTCCTCGTCCACGGTGAAGAAGGTCAGCTTCTTCTGGTCGTCCTCGCCGCAGACCGGGCAGCTGATGCGCTTGATCCGGTAGTGGTGGCGGCAGAATGAACAGGTGGCGTGCCGGAACCCCTCCTTCTGTTCCAGGGAGGAGATGAGCGGCATGGACCCGCAGATGGGGCAGGTGCCCACGGGCTGGACCTTCACCTCGGGCAGCTTTTCGGCGAGCAGCCCGGCCGCGGCCTCCATGGACGGGCCCATGGCCGCCATGACCAGGAAGGGCAGGGTCCGGGGGGCGTCCTGCATGCGCTCGGCCCAGCGGCCGAAAAAGGCGGTGTCGTCGTCCAGGAAGCGGCGGAACAGCTCGTCCGGGGTCAGGTCCCCGGCCTCAAGGGCCTCGGCCACGATCCCGGCGCCTTCGCCCAGGGGACCGCCCGCCTTGCGGACCAGGGCGACGAGCTTGCCGAGCAGGCTCTCGGCCTGGGCCCGGTCAAAGGGAAAATCCTCGCGGTTGATCAGCGAGACGCCCTGGAGCACGGCCTCGGGCGGGGTCAGGGCCTCGTCCGGCGGCAGGACCACCCGGGCTTCGGGCAGGGCGGCCAGTTGCAGGTGCGTGACCTCGTCGAGCAGATCGATGAGTTCGGCGGATATGTAGGACTTCTTTCTCAGCTGGGCGAGCTTGCGGTCGAGCCTGCTCGTTTCAAGGGTCATGTCGCGTTCCATGTTGTTCTCCAAAGTGTTTTCCTATCGTGAAAAACAGTAGGAGTGCGTGACGCATCTTGCCAAAGGTTTTACACTTACTCAAGGTTTTACACCAAACAGTGTCAACCAATTGGAATACATGGAATTAAATTTAACAATTATGCTAAAGTGGACATACTTATTATAGAATGGCTCAATAAAACAGGCGGGTTACAAAGGTCGAAAAAATCATGACCCAAAGCGGGAAGGGGGTCAGAAGCCGATAATCCGGCCGGTGTCGTTGTAGACCCAGAAGCTGTCCGCGCGGATGTTGCCGATGAGGGTGATGC
Proteins encoded:
- a CDS encoding ATP-binding protein gives rise to the protein MTTGERLSSRFARIGLREKLLVSMLAAVLFISVAIALVSRWILVSSLTNELEMRGFAIAHSVAERGGSYILDNDIPKLLVLIFDEARLRQRKDLVAYIFIEDQAGRILAHTLTHTLPDNLRANTLPPGKADSIKLMELGNQEVYDLAAAINEGLYRIGTVHVGLNKRHIDTLVGKLRVAFLGFISAVVIITIILSSWLSKYITKPVSDLTRLSDEISRGNFDIPLKLGSGEDWNSAECPAFTNTDLPCWHFDQSRSGQTPAETHRKCADCAFYRKHEGDEVVQLGDSFRNMVWSIKLYRRRLRESEEKYRSLFDSGPDPIFVVDCASGTIRDANPRTMELYGYYKEEIIGMKFLDLGPEHNADCLDYFIEGGGGCIYFPKRLHYKNGGEPFFVNMHACPISYRGKQAIIIAVTDITELIEKDAQLIQAAKMKSLGEMSAGMAHEINQPLNAIKVGSEFLSMMQEEDLAIPKEHFKEVVNEISAQVDRAAEIIDTLRSFGRKSDLMEESVDLNQPVRAVLSMIRRQFELDNIRFELDLADNLATVQAHSNRLQQVIFNLVTNARDAIDDVSNEDADGDRRIRIRTGNLDHRVFIEVEDTGCGIDEKDQQKIFEPFFTTKEAGQGMGLGLAITYGIIKDYGGEIRINSTRGRGTIFRMEFPAANSRGETKA
- a CDS encoding 4Fe-4S dicluster domain-containing protein, with amino-acid sequence MSKTFFIDLTKCTACRGCQVACKQWKKLPAEKTENWGSHQNPKDLSGTTLKLVRFQEVEGDNGMQWLFFPEQCRHCVEPPCLDAMTIPGSIIHDQETGAVIYTELTADEPDKEAFAMACPYNIPRVNEETGQVVKCDMCVDRVKVGLLPACVQTCPTGAMNFGDRDEMLALAEKRLAAASVKYPDAELVDADSVRVIYLVQTDPDSYYESLSADASDVRRGPMSRKQFLASLGRPVKRMTS
- a CDS encoding formate dehydrogenase accessory protein FdhE, whose protein sequence is MERDMTLETSRLDRKLAQLRKKSYISAELIDLLDEVTHLQLAALPEARVVLPPDEALTPPEAVLQGVSLINREDFPFDRAQAESLLGKLVALVRKAGGPLGEGAGIVAEALEAGDLTPDELFRRFLDDDTAFFGRWAERMQDAPRTLPFLVMAAMGPSMEAAAGLLAEKLPEVKVQPVGTCPICGSMPLISSLEQKEGFRHATCSFCRHHYRIKRISCPVCGEDDQKKLTFFTVDEEPGFRVDVCESCKSYVKTIDFRNLDRVALPVLDDLDSLALDYVAANQGYRRATLSAWGF
- the fdnG gene encoding formate dehydrogenase-N subunit alpha, which translates into the protein MHTNRRNFLKLSAVAATATAFGGLGFGCKAKAATLPDHASALDPKWSKQTTTVCCYCAVGCGLVVNTSLKDMKAINVEGDPDHPINEGALCAKGASIWQLADNDRRPDSVLYRAPYSNKFKKVSLSWALETIARRIKDTRDATWTEKNAKGQVVNRCDGIASLGSAALDNEECWAYQTMLRSLGLVYIEHQARIUHSATVAALAESFGRGAMTNHWIDIQNSNCVLIMGSNAAENHPISFKWVTKAQENGATLIHVDPRFTRTSAKADFYAGIRSGADIAVLGGMIKYILDKDLIFHDYVVNYTNASFIVGDKFSFNDGLFSGYNESTRTYDKSNWAFAMDAEGNPKKDPTLKDPKCVYQLLKKHYERYDLDKVADISGMKKEDLVKLYETYAATGKADKAGTIMYAMGWTQHTVGVQNIRTMAMIQLLLGNIGVAGGGVNALRGESNVQGSTDHCLLYHILPGYLATPLGSQPDLAAYNKANTPVSHDPKSANWWGNFPKYSASLIKAMWQEDTPEDAYQYLPRLDSLSAMEYSWLTLFDKMDKGKFKGLLAWGMNPACSGANANKNRQAMAKLDWLVNVNIFPNETGWFWEGPGMDPSKIKTEVFFLPCAVSIEKEGSITNSGRWMQWRYKGPDAPNGQKPDGDLIYDLMKEVRHLYEKEGGVYSKPITRLTWDAIATDGVFDSHKTAKLINGHFTRDTTIKDKLYKKGEQVPSFAFLQADGSTCSGNWLYCHSYTEKGNMAARRDLNQTAEQANIGLYPNFSWCWPVNRRVLYNRASVDLKGNPYNPQKAVIAWNGEKWVGDVPDGGWAPGTKYAFIMRKHGFGQLFGPGRADGPFPEYYEPLECPVKSHPFSSTLHNPTALKFDAEEKAVCDPRYPLIGTTYRVTEHWQTGLMTRNCDWLTECEPQIFVEMSPELAELRGIENGTKVIVDSLRGSLWAKAIVTKRLKPFTIQGTVVHQVGLPWHFGWTWPKDGGDSANLLTPSVGDPNTGIPETKAFMVNVRKA
- a CDS encoding peroxiredoxin; its protein translation is MKRALLFTLLAWCLLAPGALAGHMETFDPGKLKPTDSTLKVKVGDPAPDFTLREIKGGTVSLHDYLGKKNVVLSFVPAAWTPVCSDQWPGYNLALDMIHDLGAEVIGISEDNTPSQAMWVKAMHGLNFPVLSDFWPHGKAAGALGVLRSDGTAERAIFIIDRQGIIRYIDVHDINSRPDLGGIVNELEKLAE
- a CDS encoding ABC transporter substrate-binding protein; its protein translation is MRNAPLLCILLFLALGLAGCGRSEKATAEDAGTPGVSDTEIILGSSLPLSGHAGYLGTQTLQGARAYIRYVNERGGVHGRKIRIEADDDSYDPPQCLANTQRFIIDKKVFALFCYVGTPTTVKALPLVEDAHVPLIGMFTGANALRQPPNRYVVNIRASYYQETMAAVRHMVEDLGLTKIAVFYQYDAYGFDGLIGTELALKKFELEPVARGSYIRGTLDVQDGLDRIRKSGAEAVVMIGTYGACARFINLSEEEGYNPIFYTVSFVGAEELAWRVGRASPAHVFMSQVVPPPVESDDLNDSASNYVKLLHRYYPDDTPSFVGLEGFLNAEILVEGLRRAGRDLTREGFIKAIESIKDFTLGPGLTITYGPFDRQGLDAIHFTKLHDGKFIPFTDWAEFKKELETGK
- a CDS encoding transposase, which codes for MPAIVSPDHGAAFEALLHDEDKARDYLLELAWPTGDPFCPRCGHRKVYSLSGERLRCAACKYTFQPFSGRWINNGALNPAEWLRLIVLFVEERSVHQMKEELGLSYNTVYKALTAIRFAILANALDARQLISPATGLDSYLKGNRLTGGPREMRMDTIPVYGILRRDDLVFIDLVPGFQAETLFHFHMNFHLKLIRSGNLVYTDRYKEYDALMFCGNDSLPYEVIRRYDEPPHIDAVHDEFWGYAQSRIKKFRGISCQRFPLYMKELEFRFNNREKPLAEILAAYLCALVPDTD
- a CDS encoding response regulator; this encodes MNHKVLVIDDERPTLKMFTLLLTAYGYEVLTAENGLEGVEIFKRESPALVLTDIKMPIMDGIEALKAIKKLNPAAEVIVITGHGDMDLAIQALNLDATDFINKPLKREALEKALTRARERMTIARNAEGQVVLEEKSRAAVIGVRGNVSAMTMPRLIEAFEQAVAMGKEAVLIEFEKNASINGAGITGLTELLRGHTGGTRIFLAGLSSNFRSVFETLGITRFAELFDRERETLTGD